In the Sulfobacillus thermosulfidooxidans DSM 9293 genome, TTCTTGGCTAGTTCTGATTTGCGTTCCATTAACAATTGGCCTACGCGAAATAATATTTCACCCCGTTTAGGAGCCGGAACCAGTCGCCACGATTGAAATGCCTCTTTTGCTGCAGCCACAGCACGATTGACATCCTCTCGTGAAGACCGCGGTACTTCCACAAGCACTTCGCCAGTTGCCGGATTATAGTCATTATGATATTGCCCATTAACGGGTTCAGACCATTGCCCGCCAATAAAATTTAATAGGCGCACATGCATCCTCCTCTTCCATCACAAAATTGAGAAAATTTACGCAAGGGATAAGTCTTACTCTCTTCCCCTTCCTCAGTATACTGAAATCGCTGGCGTTGTGCTTATATCGGAACCGTTTTCAGATAGCTTTGGCTTATTGCCAGTGAATTTGTTCATTGATACAATTTTGTTATACACAAGTTCAATGTTTTGATTTGTGAGGAGGATGAAATTGGTTCACCACTTATCACCCGAACGGGTCGAAAGCATGGCGCGGAACGGACAGGCCATCGTGGTTGACGTTCGTGAATCGAGCGAATACAAACAGGGACATATCCCCCGGGCACGGCACATCCCACTGAGTCAGTTAGTCCACCGCTTAAAAGAAGTGAGTAAATCGCACACAGTTGTTGTGGTGTGTCAAAGCGGCAACCGGTCTGCACGCGCCTGCGAGATGCTACAACAAGCCGGATACACCAAAGTGTTCAACTTGTCGGGCGGCATGAATAACTGGAAAGGCCCTGTTGAACGATAAAAATCGCCTGTCAACGATCCCGGCCTACAGGCCGGGGCTTGCAGGTGTTTCGCCAAGAAAATCCTCTTGTAGATCAGTGATAAAAAAACGATTTGACGGGGATGCTTGCGCTAACCCACCAATCCTCCACAGAACAGATAGAGGATAGTTCGAGACCATTGAAGCTCTGCATTGTGATCTTAATGAATAATATCGTTTGAGAGCCTCCGGCAATCCCGACGAACCATTGGTCGGAGTCGCGGCGACACTATCCAATAGGGCCAACCTCAATTAATTTAACAACAAATACTTTGCGATATCGGATTTGGTCACTTGTCCCGTGCTGAGACGAACAATGCTCGCCCCTGTTGCAAAGAATTCTGTATTAAACGCTGGCACTTCTGCTCTTCCCATATCATCATAGGGATAAAAGGTTCCATCAATAGTCAGTCCATTGTCGAACAACCCATTCCGCACAAAAATAATCTCCGTTTCCTCTACCGAATAATCAATCTTGACCCCCACAAAACCCGATACAGGATAATGACGCGCTCCGTCCTGCCGCATTTTTTGCAGCGCTAGATCCCGGCTTTGCATAAACCTATTGCTTATGTCTGTCAATTCTTGGTTATACCAACTTTGCGCAATACCATATTTCGTGGAAAATCCTACCGGCATACAATGCCAGTGATAGCCTAAAGCAATGTTGACTGGCAACCATCCCCGCTGGAGTAATTTATAAGTGTCTTCCCCACTCAGCGGACTGACCAAGGGTTTCACCGGTGGATTCAGTCCCATAAAACGCACAGCGGTGCCGAGTATGGTGAAAGAGACCACGGTTTCATCCCGTTGAAAGCGGTAACGGGCATTGAGTACGGCATGCGCTCCAACCGCGGTTGCCTCTTGAATTAAGCGATCAATCGCCTCATCCTTGGCCCGGTAATAAGCTCGTACTAGGTTCGTGGCATCTAAATTGCTGTCAAGAAAGATGTGCCCTTGACTATCTGTCGCGGCATGAAAATAACAAGCCCCACTCACTTGAACAAGGGGTTCAATCCGGAGATGCTCTACCAAGAAAAAATCTGGTGTCGAATAAGTACTCATCCACGGCAATTCGCCCGATATAGTACGGTGTAAACGTACTTTGGCTTTATTGGGTAAATCACCAGATTCTAATGCCTGTAGATCAGCTTGCATCTCTTCTGGTCGTTGGCTTTCATAGACTTTATTCGTCAAAGACGTCCGTGGCCCGTCTTGTGGCTTAGAGGGCCTGCGAAAAAAAGGCATAAAGACCATCTCCCTTCTCCGGGGAACACCTTAATCGGTTGTATTATCATTCATGGGCAAAACCAGGTTCGGTGGCGTCATAACACTATCCTGAAACTTCACAACAGCCGTCCCTACAGCAAAAAATTCAAGAATATGCGAATCCCAACTATGATTGTTTTCGTGGAGATGAACGCCTACAATGCCCTGCGCTTTTAGTTCTGCTGCTTCCGTTTGCATGCGCTCCATGGCACGTTCCCTTGCATCATAAAGTCCTTGAGTGTATGGAAGTAACTCCCGGTTTTGTCCTAACTGTCGTATTGTCGCCAACGTTCCTTGATGGGCAACATGATACACACAAGAGCCCATAACCAAGCTGACGGGCCGGTATCCAGCTTGCATTAATAAATAAAAATCTTGTCCTGAAAGATCGGAGGTAAAGGGTTTTCCTTTAATTGTGCGGTGGCTTGACCCATCCTTGGCTTTGACAGCCGTCCCAATTGCGACAAATTCTGCAATATGTTGTCCCCATTCCCGGTGACTGACTTGTAGACGTACACCAATAATTCCATCCGCTTTGAGCGCATCGGCCTCTTCCTCCATGCGGGTCATGGCGAGTTCACGGGCATTGTACATGGCTTGCGATAAAACTGTCATTTCCTGGTTCTTTGTCCAATTGGCCTGCTGATAACCTATGTGGTAAATAGATGATCCCATAACCATGCCTAGAGGGGTAAATCCTGCTTCTTCAACCAAAATGAACTCGTTTACCGATAGATCACTGGTAAATACGAAATGATCAGGTTCCTGTTGTAACCGCGACAACGCATCTTGGGGCAGATCGGAATATTCCG is a window encoding:
- a CDS encoding rhodanese-like domain-containing protein: MKLVHHLSPERVESMARNGQAIVVDVRESSEYKQGHIPRARHIPLSQLVHRLKEVSKSHTVVVVCQSGNRSARACEMLQQAGYTKVFNLSGGMNNWKGPVER
- a CDS encoding heavy metal-binding domain-containing protein; its protein translation is MAEYSDLPQDALSRLQQEPDHFVFTSDLSVNEFILVEEAGFTPLGMVMGSSIYHIGYQQANWTKNQEMTVLSQAMYNARELAMTRMEEEADALKADGIIGVRLQVSHREWGQHIAEFVAIGTAVKAKDGSSHRTIKGKPFTSDLSGQDFYLLMQAGYRPVSLVMGSCVYHVAHQGTLATIRQLGQNRELLPYTQGLYDARERAMERMQTEAAELKAQGIVGVHLHENNHSWDSHILEFFAVGTAVVKFQDSVMTPPNLVLPMNDNTTD
- a CDS encoding heavy metal-binding domain-containing protein, whose protein sequence is MPFFRRPSKPQDGPRTSLTNKVYESQRPEEMQADLQALESGDLPNKAKVRLHRTISGELPWMSTYSTPDFFLVEHLRIEPLVQVSGACYFHAATDSQGHIFLDSNLDATNLVRAYYRAKDEAIDRLIQEATAVGAHAVLNARYRFQRDETVVSFTILGTAVRFMGLNPPVKPLVSPLSGEDTYKLLQRGWLPVNIALGYHWHCMPVGFSTKYGIAQSWYNQELTDISNRFMQSRDLALQKMRQDGARHYPVSGFVGVKIDYSVEETEIIFVRNGLFDNGLTIDGTFYPYDDMGRAEVPAFNTEFFATGASIVRLSTGQVTKSDIAKYLLLN